The following coding sequences are from one Bacteroidota bacterium window:
- a CDS encoding deoxynucleoside kinase, with amino-acid sequence MAKKLAGSKRPIKHIAIAGNIGSGKTTLAKILSKHFAWIPEFVDVESNPYLNDFYEDMPRWSFNLQVHFLNSRFKQLLEIQKGHETVIQDRTIYEDAMIFAPNLHSLGLMTTRDFENYSQLFRTISSLIKPPDLLIYLRASVPTLVNQIQKRGREYEDNLRLDYLRKLNEYYEKWITSYQSGNLLIIDVDKSNFADEEEAQGEVINKVSAELFGLF; translated from the coding sequence GTGGCAAAGAAACTTGCAGGCTCCAAAAGGCCAATTAAACATATTGCTATTGCGGGGAATATTGGCTCCGGTAAAACTACTCTTGCTAAAATTCTTTCTAAACACTTTGCTTGGATTCCTGAGTTTGTGGATGTAGAAAGTAATCCATACCTGAATGATTTTTATGAAGATATGCCAAGGTGGTCATTCAATCTTCAGGTGCATTTTCTTAATTCTCGTTTCAAACAACTGCTCGAAATTCAAAAGGGACATGAGACCGTTATTCAAGACAGAACTATTTATGAAGATGCCATGATATTTGCGCCCAATCTTCATTCATTGGGGCTGATGACCACTAGAGATTTTGAAAACTATTCACAACTTTTTCGCACTATTTCATCTTTGATCAAACCGCCTGATTTATTGATATATCTCCGAGCCAGCGTTCCAACTTTGGTGAATCAGATTCAGAAACGAGGCAGAGAATATGAAGACAACCTACGGTTAGATTATCTACGCAAGTTGAATGAATATTATGAAAAGTGGATTACAAGCTACCAATCAGGCAACCTACTTATTATAGATGTGGACAAGTCCAACTTTGCCGATGAAGAAGAAGCGCAGGGGGAAGTTATCAATAAGGTGAGCGCTGAGTTGTTCGGTTTGTTTTGA
- a CDS encoding glycosyltransferase, giving the protein MKILQITKKFPHPVKDGEVIGIINLTKGFAAQGHEVTVLSLNTKKHYFPPENLPEDEKSIAKFISVDIDTTLHPLKAFLNLFTSKSYNIERFYSTDFENKIAEVLATNSFDLILLEGIYLMRYIEVIRKNTAARVLLRPQNVEFIIWERLYRTEKHILKRMYLKVLSHRMKQFEISNLNLADIMIPVSENDMKIFLAHGCTVPHTSIPTGYIFDTLPLINSNEENVVAFIGGMDWMPNREGVEWFIQKVWTQVVAEIPDAKFYLAGRNFPDEIRNLKVKGLIIVGEVNDAVQFISSKSISIVPLFAGSGMRVKIIEAMALGRAVISTSVGAESLAFTDGKDILIADDANTFAQAVIKTLSDHQLRMDLGANAQQLIRNQYDNRKICSAIIDFCKPYLN; this is encoded by the coding sequence ATGAAGATTCTGCAAATCACCAAAAAATTTCCTCATCCGGTAAAGGACGGAGAGGTAATTGGCATCATCAACCTTACCAAAGGTTTTGCGGCACAAGGTCACGAGGTAACCGTTCTTTCATTAAATACTAAAAAACACTATTTTCCCCCAGAAAACCTTCCGGAAGACGAGAAGAGTATAGCAAAGTTTATATCTGTGGATATTGACACCACCCTCCATCCGCTCAAGGCTTTTCTCAACCTATTTACTTCAAAGTCCTACAATATTGAACGCTTTTATTCAACAGATTTTGAAAACAAAATTGCCGAGGTGCTGGCAACCAATTCATTTGATTTAATTTTACTCGAAGGAATTTATTTGATGCGGTATATCGAGGTTATTAGAAAGAACACAGCCGCTAGAGTATTGCTCCGACCACAAAATGTTGAATTCATAATTTGGGAACGCCTATACCGAACCGAAAAGCATATCTTAAAACGAATGTATTTAAAAGTCCTTTCCCATAGGATGAAGCAATTTGAAATATCCAATCTCAACCTGGCTGATATCATGATACCGGTCAGTGAAAACGATATGAAGATATTTCTCGCTCACGGTTGTACAGTGCCACATACTTCTATCCCTACCGGATACATATTTGATACGCTGCCGCTAATAAATTCGAACGAAGAAAATGTCGTGGCCTTTATCGGCGGTATGGACTGGATGCCCAATCGGGAAGGCGTAGAGTGGTTTATCCAGAAAGTCTGGACGCAAGTGGTTGCTGAAATACCCGATGCCAAATTTTATCTAGCGGGCAGGAATTTCCCCGATGAAATCAGAAACCTGAAAGTTAAAGGCCTTATTATTGTTGGCGAAGTGAATGACGCCGTCCAATTTATTTCTTCTAAATCAATTTCCATTGTTCCACTCTTTGCCGGAAGTGGTATGCGCGTAAAGATTATAGAAGCAATGGCTTTGGGCAGGGCAGTAATTTCTACTTCTGTTGGTGCAGAGAGTCTGGCTTTTACAGATGGCAAGGATATATTGATTGCCGACGATGCGAATACTTTTGCTCAAGCCGTGATTAAAACCCTCAGCGACCATCAACTACGAATGGATTTAGGTGCCAATGCCCAACAACTCATTCGCAACCAATACGACAACCGGAAAATTTGCTCCGCTATTATTGATTTCTGTAAACCATATCTCAACTGA
- a CDS encoding glycosyltransferase, with translation MLSLAAIIFWATVGLMFHSYILYPRLLRWLANGKVENQIIFDSGDELLPDVFVIFSAFNEEKVIREKLESIFLSTYPSEKLHVYVGSDNSTDQTNEIVEGFTHRFSNLTFIPFAERNGKSNVLNSLVKMVQDKGVNPEKDIFILTDANVIFAPETIYELSKHFKNNSIAQVGANILNKGVIEDGISFQEKTYIQNENNIKYYEGLNWGCMIGAFGGCYALRAGSWKNIPQNQLMEDFYLSMNVLHQGQKAIHEKNALCYEDVSSEVGEEFKRKTRIQAGNFQNLAAYWKLLLRFNPVAFCFLSHKVIRWVGPLLILLAYLSNIFLISQSPFYLFTFILQNLLLQSPLVDYLLKTIGIHLIVLRFASYFYLMNLALLMGFILYMRGIKTNSWNPTKRNL, from the coding sequence ATGCTTTCCTTAGCTGCAATAATTTTTTGGGCTACTGTGGGACTCATGTTTCATTCCTATATTCTATATCCACGGCTACTCAGATGGTTGGCGAATGGTAAGGTAGAAAACCAAATAATCTTTGACAGTGGTGATGAACTTTTACCCGACGTCTTTGTCATCTTTTCTGCGTTTAATGAAGAGAAAGTAATCCGGGAGAAATTGGAAAGTATTTTTCTGAGCACTTACCCATCTGAAAAACTTCACGTCTATGTCGGTTCTGATAACTCAACGGACCAAACCAATGAAATAGTTGAAGGATTTACCCATCGTTTTTCTAACCTCACCTTTATTCCTTTCGCCGAGCGAAATGGCAAATCCAACGTCTTGAACAGTTTGGTAAAGATGGTTCAGGATAAAGGAGTAAACCCAGAAAAAGATATTTTTATACTCACCGATGCCAATGTCATCTTTGCGCCTGAAACGATCTATGAACTGTCCAAGCATTTCAAAAACAATTCAATTGCCCAGGTGGGGGCAAACATCCTCAACAAAGGAGTGATAGAAGATGGAATTTCCTTCCAAGAAAAAACCTACATCCAAAACGAAAATAACATCAAATACTACGAAGGCTTAAACTGGGGCTGCATGATTGGCGCCTTTGGCGGCTGCTATGCTTTACGAGCTGGTTCATGGAAAAACATTCCACAAAACCAACTCATGGAAGATTTCTATCTAAGTATGAACGTTTTGCATCAGGGACAGAAAGCCATACACGAAAAGAATGCTCTTTGCTATGAAGATGTATCTAGCGAAGTGGGAGAGGAGTTCAAACGAAAAACCCGCATCCAAGCCGGTAACTTCCAAAACCTGGCTGCCTATTGGAAACTCCTCCTTCGCTTCAATCCTGTAGCCTTTTGCTTCCTCTCACACAAAGTCATCCGCTGGGTAGGCCCACTGCTCATCCTTCTGGCCTACCTTTCCAACATCTTCTTGATAAGTCAAAGCCCATTCTACCTCTTCACCTTTATCCTGCAAAATCTCCTCCTTCAAAGTCCGCTGGTAGATTACTTACTCAAAACAATCGGTATTCATTTAATAGTTTTGCGCTTCGCTTCCTACTTCTATTTGATGAACCTTGCTTTACTGATGGGCTTCATTTTATACATGCGAGGCATCAAAACCAATAGCTGGAATCCCACCAAAAGAAATCTATAA
- a CDS encoding Do family serine endopeptidase, translating to MQRQLLPPASFTSSVPRKPQRQVYKQYDPFGGLFGQDFFQYQQPRNAQPQLSTGSGVIVSKDGYIVTNNHVIQNADEIEVVLQNNKTYKAKLVGKDADTDLALIKIDDGSLPYIQFTNSDSVMVGEWVLAVGNPFNLASTVTAGIVSAKGRNINLHGDEFSQGANTAIESFIQTDAAVNPGNSGGALVNINGELVGINTAIASPTGSYAGYSFAVPSNIVKKVISDLKEFGVTQRGFLGVNIRTMDDETAKKLGFETPYGVYVDGVNSGSAAEEAGLQNKDVILKLNGFPVNSSPELQEQVAQYRPGDPIKVEYIRGGKTYTTTITLKNKYNTVATVDNSKDILNTLGIKIENLSEGEKRSLGINNGVKIADIRSGKLAEATDIRKGFVITQIDDQAVNNVDDFVNILKTKSGRVLVEGIYPNKPMSYLYAFKM from the coding sequence TTGCAGCGGCAGCTTCTACCCCCTGCGTCGTTCACATCAAGTGTACCACGAAAACCACAAAGGCAGGTTTATAAGCAGTACGATCCTTTCGGCGGATTATTCGGGCAGGACTTTTTCCAATATCAACAACCGAGAAACGCACAACCACAATTATCTACCGGTTCCGGTGTAATCGTTTCAAAGGATGGATATATCGTCACCAATAACCACGTCATACAAAACGCAGACGAAATTGAAGTGGTTTTACAAAATAATAAAACCTACAAAGCCAAATTGGTAGGCAAAGATGCAGATACAGATTTGGCTTTAATAAAGATTGATGATGGAAGCCTGCCTTACATACAATTTACCAACTCTGATTCCGTGATGGTGGGTGAATGGGTGCTGGCCGTAGGCAATCCCTTTAACTTGGCTTCTACCGTAACTGCAGGAATTGTAAGCGCCAAAGGCCGGAACATCAATTTGCATGGCGACGAATTTAGCCAAGGTGCCAATACAGCTATAGAATCATTTATTCAAACCGACGCAGCAGTCAACCCGGGAAACAGCGGTGGCGCTCTGGTCAATATAAATGGCGAACTGGTAGGCATCAACACCGCCATTGCTTCTCCCACCGGCTCCTATGCGGGATATTCTTTCGCAGTGCCTTCCAACATTGTCAAAAAAGTAATCTCTGATTTAAAAGAATTCGGGGTGACACAACGCGGTTTTCTCGGTGTCAACATTCGCACAATGGATGATGAAACTGCCAAGAAATTAGGCTTTGAAACTCCCTACGGAGTCTATGTGGATGGTGTGAACAGCGGCTCCGCAGCCGAAGAAGCCGGTTTGCAGAACAAAGATGTTATCCTCAAACTAAACGGCTTTCCGGTCAACTCTTCTCCCGAACTGCAAGAACAAGTGGCCCAATATCGCCCCGGTGACCCTATTAAAGTGGAATATATCCGCGGCGGGAAAACTTACACTACCACTATCACCCTAAAGAACAAATACAACACCGTAGCTACTGTTGACAATTCAAAAGATATTCTCAATACCCTAGGCATTAAAATTGAAAACCTTAGCGAAGGCGAAAAAAGAAGCCTCGGCATCAACAATGGCGTGAAGATTGCTGACATCCGAAGTGGAAAGTTGGCCGAAGCTACCGACATTCGCAAGGGATTTGTCATCACCCAGATTGATGACCAAGCCGTTAACAATGTGGACGATTTCGTAAACATTCTAAAAACCAAATCAGGCAGAGTACTCGTAGAAGGCATCTATCCCAACAAACCCATGAGTTACCTCTACGCATTTAAAATGTAG